ATTATGCTACTCAGAGCATCGAGAGGCCTCCTATTTCTTACACGGCTACAGGACAACCATGCTATGCTGCCCAGTTCACTGCGAGACCCGCAGCTCCTTATCCCCGACCCAGAGCTCAGCAGACTTCTgctccttttgctttgaggacgcagagacagttctcccagataggcatgccgttgagccaggctcttcggaagctcacaGAGGCCGGAGTATTGGCCGCTCTCACTCCGAGACCACCGCCTCAGCCGATTCcgcctcagttcaggatggatctACACTGTGCATACCATCAGGGGCCTGGACACGAGACCGATCAATGCACCGCTTTGAGGCATGCCATTCAGGATTTGATCGACCAGGGTTTggtacacttgggtcagccgagtgtgaCCACGAACCCGTTGCCTGCTCACACCACACATGCAGTCCCTCCACCAGCCGATGGCATTCATTTCTTAGAGTTTGATGAGATCGATGACCACATTCACATGCTGAGTGATGATGATTCAGACCCAGAGCCCATCATGCCAGATgtgatttatgagatgagtgGGGTGACTCTAGGTCCTCGGATGCCTGCTCCATTCCGATTGGTTCCCGAGGTGGCATCGGTGCAGGCCGCCACTGTTGAGCCATTGATTTTGCTGCATTACAGTGTCCGGACGCCTTTCATCTTGATCCcggatgttgaggaggttcaggctccACACGTTGATGATTCTCAGACTTTGGACATTCAGTATGTTCTCCGAGGAGGTAGAGTGATGCGTCAGCCACCTCCCACGGCAGCTAGGCCAGTTGAGGGTACATCTGCTCCCGAGGACGTCAGAGCAGAGGATGACgagattttgaggcagttgcagagcactcaggctcgtatttccATCTGGAGCCTCTTAGCGTCCTCCAGTACTCATCAGGATGCACTGACTCGAGCTTTGAGTCAGATCAGAGTTGATACCACGACCACTCCCGAGGGATTGATCCACATGATGACGGCCGGCCGAGCCACATGCATCGTATTCTCAGACGATGATTTGCCACCTGAGGGCTCAGATCACACGCGTCCACTCTACATATCTGTCGGTTGTTCAGGTCGCCGAGTCCCATCTGTCCTTCTAGACAATGGGTCGGCCCTGAACGTGTGCCCTCTCGCCACTGCCATTGCCCTCGGATACGCTCCTTCTGACTTCGGTCCCTCCACTCAGACCGTTCGCGCGTATGATAGCACtcggagggaggtcatgggtacattGGAGATCGAGCTACTGATTGGTCCAGCCACTTTTGCCGCcgtgtttcaggttttgaggattcctacatcctttaacctacttctaggccgaccatggatccatagagccggagctattccttcttcccttcatcagaaggtgaagtttattcatgatggtCGGGTCGTCGTGGTGCAGTCTGCGAGTGATAGGTTCATCTCTGCCGAGCCCGTACTCGAGATTAGTCACGCTGATGATGATCTTTTTCTGACCGGATTTACCTTTGATGAGGTACAGACTCTGGAGATGGAGGATTTCTGTCGAGATTTTGTAGTCATGTCCTTCGACCAGCACAGCAGCACGGTGGTGCTCGATATTATGCGGAGTATGTCTTATCTTCCTGGTATGGGCCTGGGCGGCGTCAGCACgggcctagtgagttcatggcCTTCCCGGACCGCGACGTACCATTCGGGCTCGGATTCATTCCCACTGAGGCTGACTATCGTCATATGGCGCGACTGCGcagggagagggtgagggctcgctTGACTCGTACGCCCTTTTATTATCCTGTCCGTCCATACACCATGAGCCTAGccgattactttgtgagggcatcagagCCACATGCACCATCTGATGGGGTCATCGGAGGACTCAGCACCAcccaggaggccgagcttcagcgcctcgtccagcagttacagttgagtgacggagcccctggcccttcgacttctgtgttgattgctcctccctccccagatcgcacgagccttatgacgctttgcttcccggatgagatcgatgatcaCGGACTTTTGCCGAGATTGGGGACGTAGTGGACGGAGCCGTGTCGTGTGATgagtacgttgatgagatgctcgcTATGAGCTTGAGCCAGACCGAGGAGCTGGCCCCACCGGAGCTCGCTTCgccatttgatctcttcggggTGTCCGTCCTCGAGATCGCCGAGGAGGTCCAGACTGCCCCTGCTCAGGAGTCTGCTGAGGACCTTATAgtttttgatgatttgtttgatagccatgttggcattatcgagggagcgtccgactttgtggacccacctctttcatttgacgtactgtcggggttcgtctcccgttctgactatgtttctgactcttcatctatggatttgagcatctttgagtatttgcctgtTTCTTATGGTACTGAtttatctgcaccatcttcacccacatcacagatttttgatattgatgatgagattgcacagcacgTTTCAGATGATGACTCGTCTTCTGCTTCCGATTCGGATCCCGTTGATCAGAGGGTTTCACCTACTGTAGgggacacagagattgttgatttcggcaccgcagatcagcctagggagttgaggatcgggTCAGATCTATCTGTAGATGAGAGAGACAGCCTCATCCAGTTGCTCAGAGCATActtggacgttttcgcatggtcctatgaggacatgccgggccttgatccatctatcgtccagcatcgtttgccacttctgccccatgccagaccggttaagcagaagttgagacgattgcaccctcgttggagcttgcaggtgaaagaggagatccagaagcagctcaatgtaggattcttatcagtggtcgagtacccggagtggctggccaatgtcgtccctgttcccaaaaaggacggcaaggtgagagtttgtgttgatttccgagatctcaacaaggccagccctaaggatgattttcctcttccacacatcgacatgctaattgacagtacggcaggtcattcgatgttgtcctttatggacggattttccgggtacagtcagatcttgatggctccagaagatatggagaagacgtccttcattaccgagtggggtacttattgctactgagtcatgccattcggattgaagaatgcaggagccacttatcagagagcagcgaccacgcttttccatgacatgatgcatcgggatgtcgaggtttatgtagacgacatgatagtgaaatcccgaggtagatcagatcacttagcagctttggagagattcttgagaggatcaggcagttcagattgagactgaatcccaagaagtgcacttttggagtgacttctgggaaactcttggATACATGGTCAGcgagcgaggcatagaggtagacccggacaagattagagctatccttgacatgcctgcaccgaggacagagagagaggtcagaggcttctgggcagacttcagtacatcagcagattcattgccagattgacagacatttgtgagcccattttcccgactcttgaggaagagtcagccTACTGTTTTGGGACGACCAGTGTCAGCGCGCGtttgagaggatccgagagtacttgttgtcacctccagtcttggcgcctcctacaccaggccgtcccTACTCCTATATCTGTCAGTTTCAGACGTAGCATTAGGATGCATGttgctcagctcgatgattcgggcaaggatcgagccatttattatctgagtaagaggatgctagactacgagacgagatatgttatgattgagcgctaTTGCTTAGCTTTGGTTTGGCCACTCGAcgattgagacattacatgaccgagtattcagtgcatttgatatcccgtctagatcctctgagatatttgtttgacaggcctgccctggtcggtcgcctcatgagatggttggtacttctgactgagtttgacattcactatgtcactcagaagtccgtcagagggagcattgtcgcgGATATCTAGCTTCGTTACCGTTTCCGATGGCAGggccattgatgatgacttcccagacgaggatgttgctgctgtgactagtctgtcaggttggcgcatgtactttgatggtgcagccaaccattctggatacgggataggcgtcctgttgatatcccctcatggtgatcacattcccagatctgttcgtttggcattctcggatcgacatcctgccacgaacaacattgttgagtatgaggcttgtatcttgggattagagacggccctcgagctcgggattagacagatggaggtgtttggtgactccaatctggtattgagacagattcagggcgagtggaagactagagatgtgaagcttaggccttatcacgcgtatttggagctactggtcgggagatttgatgattcgagatatacccatctgcctagagcgcagaaccagtttgttgatgccttagctactctggCTTCCATGATCAACATTCCTGTCgatgccactgttcgcccattATTGATTGAGTCGAGATCTGCTCCTGCGTACTGTTGTCTGATTGAGGATATGGAGATGGACGATGGTCTGccctggtaccatgacatatatcactttctgAGACTTGGCGTATATCCTGAGGctgccacggccaaggataggagagcattgagacattAGCCGCCagattcgtgatttgtggtgaGACATTATATAGACGATCAGCTGATGGGATGCTATTATTGTGCTTGGACCGCGCTTCTGCCGATAGAGTGATGCGAGAGGTTCATGCCGGAGTCtgtggaccacatatgggagggcatatgttggctcgcaagatcatgaggaccggctatttctggttgactatggagacagattactgccagtttgttcagagatgtcctgagtgtcagatacacggagatctcattcacgtgccgccctccgagttgcatgcacttacttcgccatggccattttccgtatggggtattgacatcatccggaagatttcgccgaaatcttccagtggtcatgagttcatcctagtcgccatcgattacttcaccaagtgggtggaggctgcctcatatgcgagattgacatcagcTGGAGTCGCTggttcatcagatcacacatcatctgtcgctatggagtccctcatgagttgatttcagatagaggggtacatttcagaggagaggttgacaccttagtaCAGAGATACGGCATTCGGCATCATagatcgtctgcgtacaggccgcagacgaatggggcagtagaggccgcgaataagaatatcaagaggatattacggaggatgattgagacttctcggaTTGGTCGgagaagctcccatttgcattgtgggcttatcggacctcttttcgcacctctacaggcgccacaccctactcattggtatatggcatggaggcggtgctacccgttgagattgagatgggttcattgagagtagcactagagcagcagattcccgaggcagattgggctcaggcccgatttgatcagctcaatctcctagatgagaggagattgagagcaccagaccatgttcgtgcatatcagaggaagatggcccgcgctttcaaaaagcgggtcaagcccagaccactacatgtaggtgacttagtcttgaagTCATcagggattgatcagagatcctagagggaagttcaaacccaactggagcggaccttatttcatcagggagttgaccccagagggcgctgcatggctgatggatttagacggaaaccgattctcagagccaaccaatgtggatcagctaaagaggtactacgtttgagaccatggtcgcaggatgggtggccatcatttcggttagccattaccttgttattcctttgtgatacatagtccgttgctagcccattgagcctcacatgcgtattatagcctttctttcttatcgccttgctcacattttcacactgGGACAGGGGCCCCTTTAATGTATGCGTGCATagtttgggagtttcatgagccttggacctaggggcatgtttttctcatcatcttttcttatcactgcacctctgcattttcatctcatcttattggttgtgttgttcatctcttcttccctatcctatctactatttgtttgtctcatgttctctccaccctgagtggtgagcctcctcagttcatcacatggaggatagtcacatcatttccgcCATCTGTctcgcggacactggtttagagatccttagtttgagaaagtcatcttgtcagagagagtttgtttgttaccttagcacttgggagtgtgtccatttgttattgatatcatctttggggttcatttattcatgttcggggtacgcgtgtttgtatatatgtaaaaaaaaaaaaaaaaaaaaaaaaaaaaaaaaataggtgtgtattattttttatcattgagtatgtatattgatgtttgggggtcatttttatcgagtatgttcgttattgggagttcgtatgtgagctctctgagatcccatgttattGTATTGCTTCGTCATATCtattgtgagagagatgagtgaccttctcctaaggactccaagtcattgtcctttccatcattacgttcattattgatgtgacttcacttcatgtttgatctaaGGCGATCACCACgtttcttcacatattcattgtttcgctgtcgcttttatcgttgcttgtgattcatctcattcccttcacatcttatttcctccttacagcgacccatctcgggttcgatactcatttcgcatcatcattacacataccgctatcagttcatgttgcttcatttgtctccttatcgacatcatattcacgttaggcatcctcaggtccatggctcatggggttcactataacatgttgcatttcatataagggcatgagttttgatcattgggtatttgagcctagtttcctttcgtttctatcaccctatcaccttggcctacgttacgtcccgtgtcttaagaccaccctgaggccatgagatcagatgtcgtcttcggtagcctctacttggacaggtgattggGATCTGGTTGACATTTAGATATTGTCatgctttttcttttgggagtcgcctctttgatgtgcaggtctgattcagttgtgttcgaaTTACCGGGATCgcgagtttgacgatgattgatttggtgtcacctgatttttgacTTACCATACCTCCGATGCCACACTGaggcatatcccatttcatttagaggttcatggatcctcacggacttgcacgatcatcgcttactggatgctcactgagacgtagacatgatcgttaccttaCGGAGCCCCTGAGATCCACCCAGCCAGGTCCGCACTTCTCgacacttggatgccatcatgcctctccatccgggaggtacatcttggagatgtgtgcatgattcagttatggattcgaaCGATCAGTGTTACAtgttcgatgatagatgatttcatgtcgctcgatttctgacctgtcgagcatctgatgcccatactggggcatattttccgtttcggatgagatttacggactttcatggaggacacatgtgcgacgatggatgatttcatgtcatgtTGTTCTTCGGGCTTGTTGCgcacctgatgccatactggggcatattttccgtttcagatgagatttacggactttcatggaggtcacatgCACGACGATGGGtgatttcatgtcgctcgatTTCTGACCTATCGAGCatctgatgcccatactggggcatattttccgtttcggatgagatttacggactttcatggaggACACATGTGCGACGATGAATGATTTCATGTCATGTTGTTCTTCGGGCTTGTTGCGtacctgatgccatactggggcatattttccgtttcagatgagatttacggatcttcgcAGAGGTCACATGCTCGACGATAGATTGATTTCATGACATTTTTTCTTCGGACCTGTCGCGCActtgatgccatactggggcatattccgtttcggaGGATCTTTATGGATCTTCGCATAGGTCACATATTtgaggatagatgattccatgctatctgATCTCCGACCCATCATACGTTTCGATGCCATGCAGGGGCATATTTcggttcggatgagatttacagatcagGAGGGAGTCGCGTGCTTATCCTTATTTGGCGAGATATATGCAGAGATGATGATATATTCGCTATCCTCACGATGATTCCTTAGTGGAGCCTATCGAGAGCCATCTAGCCAGGCCCGCGCTTTTAGATGTTTAGGTGTCGTCATGCTTCCTTCCGAGGGATACCCCTTCGATAtgtgggtttgattcagttGCAGACATAGATGACCTGAGCTCATCTGATTTTTTTCGACATGTTACATTCTCGATGCCACACTGAggcatattccccatcttgatcgagatttatagatccccactggtttacatgatcatccacggttatgagatacacgtcaggtcgatgtttgatttcattttgtccgaatactccgaggagcctctcttgagtcattcagccaGATTTATACCCTTTGATATAGTCGTGATTCCTGGATGGAGTTGTCTCTGGTGCTTGGATTTCCTgcgtcatcatttcagtggggtaCATATCAGATCTATTATGCGTCCCATTGGTGTTTCTTGGGTCATCAGGACAGATcgggtacatctgatgccatacaggggcatattGCCCTCATTTAGCCCTGGAGGCGATCGTTATCTCACATATCCGttacagtttccatcactcggccGAGATATGTTGTATTCGCCTCACTGATCATTATTCCTGAGCTCTTCATCGATATGAGCTTTTAGCGGAGCGtcgttcgagactcgtagagtcccTTTCAGCTGTTTTCGGCGGTTTGAGATTTGCAGCggcatgccacactggggcatacccccgtcTTTGAGTTCATCAGCTGTTTTGCAGATCTTTCTCACTACttgatctatttcttgatctttgcgagtcgtcacacTGTGGCATACCCCCCCTCTTCGGGTTTACCGTGTCTCGTGTTGATTTCATGGTTATCGGACCCATTTGTTGATCTTTATGAGTTATTacctagggcatccccctaccatcagcttgtttagggcatccccctactgtcatttacgtttggggcatccccccactgtcatttacgtttggggcatccccactgtcatttacgtttggggcatccccccactgtcatttacatttggggcatccccccactgtccTTTACGTTTGGGCATTCCCctaccgtcatcttgtttagggcatccccctattttcagtttgtttagagCATTCTCCTACCGTCAGTTTGCTTAGGGCATCTCCCTTTGTTTTAGATTTGTCACCACCGTAGGTCTTCACCTATGGGCCTtatagtttagtgtttagagttagtttttttttgtttggcttccagagctattattttctcagtttagcgtttagGGTCAGTCTTGTCATTCAGAGTCACATCTCCGGGCATTGATATTCACTGGCATTGAATATCCCACCTTCAGGATTTTGCATTCGTCCTCAGCTTTCCTCACCTTGTCACCCCGTGCTTATCGCCTATTCGTCATTGTCCTTTCATATCTCCCTTCTCACTGTTTATGACGATGTCCTTTGAGCTCACGATACATATTTCTGTCATGTTATTGAGCACCCTACATTTGTCATTTTCATATAGTTCACTTAGGATAGTCTCCTTCTGGCACTTTCTTTCCCGTACTTCTagagtggttcgaccgttactcatccttgatatggtatttcgagtcacttttggagacgtcttaggGAAAGCCTGGGTCTTCAGTGTGGCTTCAGAGACATTTTGAGACATCGTTTTCTCTCAGGTTTAGAGCCTTTGTGTTTGTTTGTTGGTCTGAGCGAGTTCGTGTGTCACTAGTACTCATATGGGGGTCTCCTTAGTTCTTCGCTAGAGTTCGCTTCATtacactcactattcacacttgcttttcactccagtgttcatgttctttacactcgtgaactctaccgaagaggggcatatttgtagacccccatttgggggaTCTTAGTTCTTAATATAGCATTAGAGGAGCTGGCAGCACATTGGAGATAAGAGGGGCGGTCCCTCTTTTCTCCACACCCGGAAAATCAGCTGCGTAAACATTGGGCGGCCATGCTGGTGGTTGGCAGACGACATGCTGCAGATGCGAGGAACAGTGGGGCAAGTAGAAGCTTGCCaaggaagatagaaacaggagaTAAAAAAGGAGGGTTTTGGCTTCAAGCAGGGGATCCGGAGTGGAGGGCAAAAAAGAGAAGGAGGAGAAGCAGAGGAGGGGGAGTAAGCTGGAAAAGATCTGAAGATCCATTCAGCCGGAGGCTCTTGGTccaggtattttttttttttagtttgttttgctTCCCCTGTTTTGAACTGCCCCCTGTTTCTGATCACTTATGGATACCTTCGGCATTTGATGACAGCTTGTgcactctgttttttttttgttttgggatGCCCTGAGTTGGGATTCATCATTGcatctgtttttatttttaggtatCATGCCCGTGTTTCCTTTTGATTCCACCCAAACCCCTCCCATAGGCATCTGTGGAATGGGGTGAGGCTTGGcagctttctttttttttatatgtacgTGCTCTGTTTTTCTTGCACCTATATTCCTATCAAAGCAAAGGGTCAGGCCTGTCATGCTTGCTTTTCTCTTGGCAAGGCAACTGTGATGGTAATTTAGAGTAAGTTTTACGTATACCCGCTCACAATATTTGCCCAGCTCTGCTGTAGACTATCATCAGAGGTGGCTCCTGCGCATGCATGGAGTGTATGCATGTACAGCTACCCGGAACACTCCACAACCCGCCCACTTAAGAGTCTCCGCGCCCACCTTATCTTTCATGACTCACACTGTTACCACCCCCAACCCATTCAACACCATGCTCTGTTCACCTTCACCACCATGCCTCCCGTCAAAACTCCTCacacccacttctctcactacCCGGTTACTCA
This DNA window, taken from Vitis riparia cultivar Riparia Gloire de Montpellier isolate 1030 chromosome 13, EGFV_Vit.rip_1.0, whole genome shotgun sequence, encodes the following:
- the LOC117928364 gene encoding uncharacterized protein LOC117928364; this translates as MRAHGLDGAQMIMLFPMSLGGAAQRWFASLDVSRRRTWDDLAQEFLRQYAFNTVIDISRRELEALRQRSDESVSSFISRWRGKIAEIVDRPSERDQIQMVLRSLQPRIARHVVGVPFTDFGSLALALYDVEDGISRGLWADSSPSDVKGKKPFGGQRSTDVSAISSSSQRPLRRHQPIPQLLEARPSYTPQQYRPRAPYPTYDQIYQPQPLDLPYYATQSIERPPISYTATGQPCYAAQFTARPAAPYPRPRAQQTSALRKLTEAGVLAALTPRPPPQPIPPQFRMDLHCAYHQGPGHETDQCTALRHAIQDLIDQGLVHLGQPSVTTNPLPAHTTHAVPPPADGIHFLEFDEIDDHIHMLSDDDSDPEPIMPDVIYEMSGVTLGPRMPAPFRLVPEVASVQAATVEPLILLHYSVRTPFILIPDVEEVQAPHVDDSQTLDIQYVLRGGRVMRQPPPTAARPVEGTSAPEDVRAEDDEILRQLQSTQARISIWSLLASSSTHQDALTRALSQIRVDTTTTPEGLIHMMTAGRATCIVFSDDDLPPEGSDHTRPLYISVGCSGRRVPSVLLDNGSALNVCPLATAIALGYAPSDFGPSTQTVRAYDSTRREVMGTLEIELLIGPATFAAVFQKVKFIHDGRVVVVQSASDRFISAEPVLEISHADDDLFLTGFTFDEVQTLEMEDFCRDFVVMSFDQHSSTVVLDIMRSMSYLPGMGLGGVSTGLVSSWPSRTATYHSGSDSFPLRLTIVIWRDCAGRG